The DNA sequence TTGAACCATCATCTGTTACCCAAGGCTGTGACTGAGTATCCCAGATAGCATACTTAACATCAGGAGCACCAGACACGATCTTGTATCCAGCAGCCTTTAATGTCTCAGCTGTCTCGAAGAACTTATCCCATGAAGCAAGTGCTTCCTGAACCTTTGCAGGATCATCTGTTCCAAGAACTTCCTTAGCGATGTCTCTTCTGTAGTATACAGAACCTGCTGTTGCCTGCCATGTTACACACTTAAGCTCGCCGTTTGTTGTACCATACTGCTTAGCGAAGTCGTATGAGTTAGCAAGCATCTCATCTGTGAAACCTAAGTCATACAGATTAGCCGTCTTTGAATCATCCTCTGACCAGTACTTAGCTACATCGTTATCAGCTGGGATAAGTGTAGGATACTTGTCTCCGCTTGTAAGAGCTGTATCAATAGCTGTCTTGTAGTCATCTGATGTTCCACCAAGACCAAGTGTTACGAACTCAACGTAATCCTTGTACTCTGGGAACTTGTCAAGAACGATGTTCAGCTTCTTTGAGAAATCTTCATCCCATGAATAAGCGTAGATCTTCTTGCTGTCATCCCATCCATCTGTGCTAGGAGCTTCAATCTTAGCTGCTCCTGAAGCGTCCTCTGATGATGCTTCTTCTGATGATGCATCCTCTGATGATGCTGCCTCTGATGTTGCTTCTGATGATTTTGGCTCTGTTGTTGAATCATCCTTGTCACCACATGCAACAAGTGATAATCCCATAGCAAGTGCTAATGAAAGAGCCAATGCTTTTTTGATTTTTCTCACAAAAAAACCCTCCTTTTAAAATATGTGTGCTATTCCTTTCATTCATACTTCTGCGGATTGACATCTGCATCTGTATTATTTACTGGAATGCCTGCCACTTTTATACATGATCTGATTAACTTATCATTTACACAATATGTCAAACATGATTATGTATGTGGCTTTCTTAAGATATTATTGACAAATTTCCTTGTCAACATAGGCTTATTATAGGACATATTATCTAATTTGGCAAGTCCTTTTTTATTCTTTTTTATCTTTTTTGTACATTTTTAAATTTTCGTTAAAAAAAATTTACCAATTTGCGACATGGGGTATTTATACTATTTCTACAATTTTAGCTCAATTGACATACAATTTAAACTTTTTCTTTTCCTTTGTCTCATTTTTCACATTGTTGCATTTCTCTTTCTATATAACTCTGTCTGTACACAATAGTCAATGCGTATTTGTTAAAATGTATACGTTTTTACCACAACACACATCGCCAATTCTGTTTTTATCAGGTACTCATCTTTATGATCTGCTAAATACATATTCTTTATATTTCATTTCTTATATTTTCATTCTTTTTTCATACTCTTTACCATACCTGCTCCTTTTTATCCATTTCCATCTGTGTTATACTTATCATTATTATATAAGAAGAAAAGGAAACAATATGGGCAACAGTAAAAAGAAAAAGAAGAAAAGCAACAATGTCGCCGCAAATTCTCAGGCGCAGGTAAAAAAACAGACTGCTGTACAAACAGCAAAACCGGCTAAGGCACAAAATATCGAAACCAAACAGGAAACTGTCAATACTCAGACTGCCGTCGAAAAGAAGGAACCGGCAAAAGCACAGAATATTGAAAACAAACAGGATCAGCCGCACGAGTTCAAAGATCCCCGCAAGGTTCCACCAAAGGAAGATCTTAAGATTGAGGACAAACTGGAATTTGCAACGATGTCCCGTAAAGAGCGCCGGGCAGCAAAAAGAAAACGATTAAAGGAAACTACCGAAGGAATGACCTTTGTGCAAAAGTTACAATACTTTTTATATGCATATAAGATGGAGATCCTGTTGCCGCTGATCGTGATCATCGCAATCAGTCTGATCGTAGTTGCATTCTTCCGTGGCAACAAACCGATTGCACTCTCCTATGCAGTTGTAAACTGCGAAGATCTGGAAGCACTTGATTCCTCTGTCATAGAAACTGATTATTGGAACTACTATGGTTTTGATGACAATTATCAGTTTCAGAAGGTTCTGGATCTGAAGTATGATCCAAGCACCAGCACCAATGAAGTATCCAAAGATGCCGAAAGCGGAAACTACATTGCATTTCCTACTCTATGTGATGAAAACTACTACGATATTATCATTACAAATAAACGCGGGTTGGAATACCTAAGTGAAAGTTCGATCATTCATACACTGGGTGAAGCCTTACCTTCCGATCTGTATGATATTTTCACTGCTGATTATAATGATCAGATCACAACTTCTCCTGCTTACACAGGAAAGAGTGCTCCATACGCGATCAACATCAGTGATACCGACTTTGCAAAGAAGTTGAATCCGGGCTACGATGATGTCTACATCTGTTTCCCCGGCGTATCCGAAGACAACCAGAAGCGTGTCAAGCAGATCTGTAACTTCATCTTCGATCTCGGATTGGAGCTATAAATAATACCTATATAGAAGGAGATCACACAGGGCTGTCTCCAGAGCGATCCGTTATATGAATATACCCACTATAAATGACTTGCTGCGGTTTCTGCTCGCAACACATGCCTGATTCGTAAATACTTCTGTGCTAACTCGCCTTCGGCTCAGACAAGCACCCGTATTTACTGGCAATGTGTTGCTTGCGACGAAATCCTCGCAAACGTCATATTATAGTGGATATATTCATACAACGGATTCACTCCGGAGGCAGCCCTGTGTGATCTTCTTCTATTCAGCTATATTCTGTTTTGTTTCTTTTCTATTATAGTAAAACATTCCGAGGACTAAGACTACTGCCATCACGATGGTTGCCACAATGCTGCCCTCCATGCCGAATTTACCGCCCGTCAGGAATATATTTCCCGGTTTGATCTCAGAGGAAAGAACAGCACTTCCTACATTGGTTCCGCTGACAGAGATTCCATAGAAGGTTCCCTGCACAAAATTCCACATACTATGGTAGCCTGCCGCACCCCAGATATCATTTGTTTTTATCACATAGAGTGACAGGAATATTCCGATCAACATCAGATTGAAGAAAGCAAGAACTGTAAGTCCGGGATTTAGCATATGGCAGAATGCAAATGCCAGTGAATTCACAAGAACAGCTTTTACTGCCGAGCTTCGTTTCATCAGACTTATCATAAAATATCCGCGGAATGCAATCTCCTCACTGAAGCCCTGTACCAGAAATCCGATAAAATATAAAAGCACGATCAGCAGATTGCAGTTCTGATTCCATCCCTTAATATCTACAAATCCAAGAGCAACACCTGCAAGTACGCAAAGAGAAAAGGATATCGCACCAACAAGCAAGCCCTGTACATAATGCTTTGCTCCATCTTTCTTAATAATTCCCATGGAATAATAGGAGCGCTTTTCTATCTTATTACAATAGACCAGAACAGAAATGATCAGGATCAGTGTACAGAATAATGTAAGTATATACATTCCGTCTGTCATATTGGTTGCCAATTCCATCATATCTGAAAATGATGAATCGTCATTTAAAAACAGCCGCTGCAGTTGGTCGAACATTTCCACATCCGACAGAAACAGATACATTTCATATATCGCAGGGATCAAACCTGCAATAAAGCTTCCGATCAGGAATACCAGAATAAACCGCCATATTTCCTTGCCAAACGAATAAATCTTTCCTTCTTCGCCTGCCCGTTTTGCAATCTCAGGCTTTTCTAATCTCATCTTCATATGAAACACCCCTGTCTGCCATCTTTACTTCTATTCTTAATCTTCTCCATCAACATCCATGTTCATGATCTGACGTTTTCTTGCAAGCTCATCATTTGCCAGATATTCATCATATGTTGTCTGCTTATCGATCAGACCTGTATTGGTAAGCTCGATAATACGATTTGCTGTTGTCTGTACGAACTGATGATCCTGTGATGAGAACAGAATAACACCCGGGAACTTGATCAGTCCATTATTCAATGCTGTAATAGATTCCATATCCAGATGGTTTGTAGGCTCATCTAAGATCAGGCAGTTTGGAGCCATGATCATTAGCTTGGATAACATACAACGAACCTTTTCTCCACCGGACAGAACCTTTACCTTCTTAACACCATCGTCGCCGGCAAATAACATTCTTCCAAGGAAGCCTCGTACATAAGTTGCATCCTTTTCTTCCGAATACTGTGTCAGCCAGTCTACGATGATCAGGTCATTATCGAATTCCTTTGTGTTGTCCTTCGGAAAATAACCCTGTGAAGTTGTAACGCCCCACTTGAAGCTTCCTTCATCCGGCTTTTCTTCTCCCGCAAGGATCTTGAACAGCATTGTTGTTGCCTTTGTATTTGGTCCGACAAATGCAATCTTGTCATCATGTCCTACTGTAAACGATACATCATCTAACAGTTTCTCGCCTTCTACTGTCTTTGAAATATGAGATACGGTCAATACTTCATTTCCGATCTCTCTCTTTGGGCGGAAATCAATATATGGGTATTTACGGCTGGATGGCTTGATATCATCCAGTTCGATCTTTTCCAGTGCTCTCTTTCTGGAGGTTGCCTGTTTGGACTTGGAAGCATTTGCCGAGAATCTCTGAATGAATTCCTGTAATTCCTTGATCTTCTCTTCCTTCTTCTTATTTGCTTCTTTCATCTGCTTGATCATCAACTGACTGGACTCATACCAGAAATCATAGTTACCGGCATATAACTGGATCTTTGCATAATCGATATCGGCGATCTGAGTACATACCTTATTCAAGAAATAACGGTCATGGGATACCACGATAACGGTATTCTCAAAGTTGATCAGGAATTCCTCCAACCATGCGATCGCATCCATATCCAGATGGTTCGTAGGCTCATCGAGAAGAAGAACGTCAGGATTGCCAAATAACGCCTGCGCAAGCAGTGCCTTAACCTTCAGTCCACCATCCAAATCTTTCATCATCATATAATGATATTCTGTATCCACACCAAGGCCATTTAGCAAAGTCTCCGCATCGGATTCTGCTTCCCATCCGTTCATATCAGCAAATTCGCCCTCAAGTTCGGAAGCACGGATACCATCTTCATCTGTAAAATCTTCTTTTGCATAGATCGCATCTTTTTCTTTCATGATCTCATACAGGCGCTTGTTTCCCATGATAACAGTATCGAGTACTGTGTATTCATCGAACTTGTAGTGATCCTGCTGTAATACAGACAGACGCTCCCCCTCATCCATTGTGACATCACCCTTTGATGGTTCGATCTCTCCTGAAAGGATCTTCAAAAAGGTTGATTTACCGGCTCCGTTTGCTCCGATCAGTCCGTAGCAGTTACCCGGTACAAATTTAATATTTACATCTTCAAATAAAGCTTTCTTTCCAAATCTTAATGTTACGTTATTTGCACTTATCATCGATACACATACCTTTCCATTTTTCTAATCTAAAAGTATATCAACTAGTTGAATATGTGTCAATTATGAAAAGAACGTATGCACCTGAAAAAAGCCGGAAAAGGCTAATTTGGCAAGTCTTTTCCGGCTGACCGGTCAGGGGTGAACCCTTCTGTTTTGTTTTCCTGTTATTTCAGATTCTTTACAATCGGATCATAAAGATCTAATTTGCAATGTTTGTCCTTACTGAAATGGGAACAGTTTAAGCAGCTCTTTTCACCATCCGCTTTGTTGGTCATGCTGTTGCAATGGCATGTCTTTTCATAAGCACTGCAACGTTCTGCTACCTCATGATAGGTTTCTGTTGAACTTCTCATCGTTCTTACCTCCTTGACATTTGTCAGTCTTTATCGCAGATTTCATAGATCCGGTCATGCAACAACAACATCAGGCAATGGTATCTGCATAACTGTCTATTATCATCTACATGCATTAGTATCTGCATCTTCTCCTTCATTTATTCCGAACACTACCGGATAGTCTAATGTTTATATAAAACCACCATTTCTTAGTCGTTCTGTTCTTGACAAGCTTTTCTCTATTCTGTACAATCAAAAGCAAAAATATTTTTAGGAGATGATTTTTTTGCACCCCAGTACAATTATCCAGTTAATTACAATTATTCTATTAATCCTGTTATCGGCATTCTTTTCTTCTGCCGAAACAGCTCTTACAACTGTCAATAAATTCACCCTGCGTTCAATGGCTGATAGCGGGAACAAACGTGCTGCCCGAGTTCTTAAACTGATCTCTAACAGCGACAAACTGATCAGCACAATATTAATAGGTAATAACATCGTGAATATTTCAGCTTCCGCTCTTGCAACAACACTTACCACTAATTTATTCGGAAGCAAGGCAGTCGGAATCGCAACCGGAATCCTCACCCTTTTGATCCTGTTATTTGGTGAGATCACACCGAAAACGCTTGCCCAAAATAACAGTGTTAAAATGTCAATACTTTATGTGGACGTCGTACAGTTTCTGGTATATATCTTTACCCCATTTGTATTCATCATAAACAAGATCTCTCATGTTATTTTCTGGATCTTACATATGGATACAAACGAAAGTGCCAAATCCATTACCGAAGATGAACTGATCACCATGGTAAACGTCAGTGAGGAAGAAGGTGTCATCGAGAACAAGGAAAAGGAAATGATCACAAACGTAGTGGACTTCGGAGATTCCCGTGTTCGTGATATTATGATTCCCCGTACCGATGTGACCATGGTTCCTGTTACCGCTACTTATGATGAACTGCTGAAGCAGTATATGGAGGTTCCTTACACCAGACTTCCTGTTTATAAGGATTCTCGTGATAATGTCATCGGCATCCTGCATGTAAAAGATCTGTTCTTTTATAAAGCAACCCATGACATCAACAATTTTGACGTAACAAACATCGTCCGCGAACCATTCTATGTTTATGAATTTCAAAAAACAAATGATCTTTTGGCAAACATGAAATCCAGTTCAAATTCCATCGGTATCGTGCTGGATGAATATGGCGTCTGTGTTGGTCTGATCTCTATGGAGGACTTGATCGAAGAAATAATCGGTGATATCAAGGATGAATACGATGATGCAGAGCATAATAATATTGTGAAAATAGATGATACACATTACAGCATTGATGGCGGAATCAAATTAGACGACCTGAACGATGCGCTGGATCTGGATATCGAATCTGAAGATTATGATTCTATCGGTGGTTATATCATTCAGTTATTAGATCACCTTCCATCCGTTGGAGATACAGCATCTGATGGTGTGATATCCTGCAAGGTAACAAAATTAGATAAAAATCGTGTTTCACGAGTTCTGCTCGAAATTCTACCAAAGCCGAATACTGATATTGATAGCAACAACGAATAATCCAATCTGTTCTTAAAAACTGCCATCTAAAAAGAGCATCATAACATAGACACACATACGTCTGTTCAGTTTGAGTTTTTAATTTTAAAAATTCTGTCAAAATGCTTGTGTTGTGATTTTTATTCCTATATAATAGAATACTAAGGTTATAAAGTCCTGTATTTCATATCGTTTACATGAAAGCAGGACTTTCCTATAGAATTCATACAGATTTGGTTATGTTTGGGAGAGATTCTAATGAATAAAAATATTACTCGCAGAAAAAAATTATTACAGATTGCAACTTCTCTGAGTTACATCGATCCGGATGATATACCTGAGATCGATCTGTATATGGATCAGTTAACAACCTTTATGGAGGATAAGCTGAACGCTAATAAACGAAGTGACGATGACAAGACCATGACAAAGACCATGATCAATAATTATACGAAAAACAACCTTCTCCCGCCACCCGACAAGAAGCGTTACTCCAAGGATCATCTGATCATGCTGTTGTATATTTACTACCTCAAGAACTTTGTAAGTATCACTGATATTCAGACACTTCTTGCCCCGATGAATAACAACGACTGCTATAACGGTGAATCACCGGTCAACATCGAAGAGGTCTACCGCAAATTATTCAATTACGAGATCGATAACTATAATGACATAATCAAAAGCATCTTATCCACCTATGATAAGGCATCCGATATGTATGATCCGGAAACAGACGCTTATCTTCACGATATGTGTATGGTCTCTATGTTGTCCGTTGATGTCTATGTTAAGAAGAAGTGCATCGAGCACCTGATTGATGACATGCATTCCGTTCAGGAACAGACATTAAAGAAAAATGAACAAAAAATAAAAAACACAGAGAAAGCAAAAGCTGCAGAGAAAGCCGCCACAGCCGGAAAGACAAAAGCAAACGATACATCTGTCAGCTTCAAGTCAACTAATAAAAAGATAAAATAAAACTTTCAGATTGTACTATAAAGAAATACAGCAAGCCACGCTTGCTGTATTTCTTTATAACTAAAATGAATGAAAAAAGGCTCTGTTGCATCTGTCCAAGTGTCTTTGCAGGATCCCAGTAATTGTTACCAACACGCTGTGGTGTAGCATATGCTGCCTGTGCTGCAAGTGCTGCGATAGCCGGATCTGCCTGTACTACATCTGAATTTGATGCTTCGATGTTAGATGGTCCAAGGCCTCTTGCTTCATATCTTGCTATCTGTGAATCATAGCATGTTTATACATTTTGATCAGTTTTTTAACCTATTTTTATGTGCTATATTACAAATACATCTATCTATTCAAACAGATAGTTGCGTGTTTTTAATAGTTTTTTCCAAAATATGGTGCAACAGTTTGCGCAAGTAGCAAATAAGTCTCTCTTTCTGAGAAATACTTAACTAATATAAGCCCGGCTACCTGTCTGATTATATAAAAAGCAATAACATTCATGCAGTTTCGTAATGAGATGCACTCTAACCGTCAGCGCCAAGCCCATGTCTGAACCCGCAGGGTGAGTTTGGGCGACTGCTGATAAATAGGTGAGTGTATCGAATAGAAACGAAATGAGTCATGCGTTTATATAATCAGACAGGAAGCCGGACTTATATCATTCTAACCCAACACAAAAGAGAGCCTTATCATCAGCTTAATAAGGCTCTCTTTAAAGGAGGGGGGTATTTATGTTCACGTTAAAACCTCAAGGTTTCAACGGTTTGCATACATTCTATATGCCTGATCTATTGCGTAGATCCTTTCAGTGTCACTTCATATCCTAATAAAATCCGGTCTGCGATATCTTCACCTTCGATCATCCGAAATAGTGTCTCTCCGGCTGTTTTACCAAGTTCTTTTGGGTCATACTGTAATGATGTGATCGCTGGGCGGTTATTTTCAAACAGGGCGCTGTTATAAAAAGAAGCAACCTTAATCTATTTCGGAACAGATATGTCTTCTTTTCTAAGCTTGTCCAGCACCCAGTTACAGATACCATCATCCATGCAGACAATACAGTCGACCATGTGGCGCATACTGTCTTCTACTGCCATCTCGACATTTGATCTGTCAACGCAATCCATATATACTTTCATATCTTCTATCATAAGTCCGGCACCGGTAATACCTTGTTCAAAGCCTTCTCGCCTTGTCCGGTTGACTACATGATTGCTGTCCCCACCAATCAATGCAAATTTCTTCATTCCCTTCATAATGAGAATGGAGGTTAATTCCCGGCAGGCTGCGATATGATCGTTATCGATCTGCGCAACATTCGGTTCTTCCGTGCTTCCAATCGCTACAAATGGAAGATCCGTCTGTTTTAAATATTTGATTCTATCATCCCGGATCAGTGTCCGTCCAAGAATCAATCCATCAATCTTATGATTTTCAACTGCTCTCTGTAGTTGTGACATATCATCCATTGTATTCACTTGTTCTCTCTTAGTGTAGCGCAATGTTTTGCGCAACTCTTGTATTTAAACAAGCAACTTTTGCGCAATTTATCAATCATTTTTTAAATTTTATTTTTCTGTGTATTCCATACAGGATTCCCTGACGATGAGATTACATGGGATCTCAGCCTTTAACGGAGTACGGATACTAAGGTTTGATGCAGCGTAGATCAGGTTTGCTCCATGCTGTCCCATATCATATGCCGGAGCATTTACCGTTGTAAGTGCAGGAACTGTATACTCACTAAGCTCTGTATTATTAAAGCCAACAAGTGAAATATCCTCCGGCACTTCCATATCCGCTTCCTTGAATGCCTTTAATGCTCCTACCGCAAGTGCATCACTGGCTGCAAAGATTGCACTTGGACGTTCGTCAGATCCTGCTATCACTTTTCCCATCTCATAACCGGAGAATGTATTGAAGTTTCCCTCATACAGATATTTCTCGTATGGAAGATCCTTTTCTTTCATATATGCAATGTATTCTTCCAGTCTTGGATCAACCAGAAGCTCATGATTTCCCACATACTCTTTACCACCCATAAATCCAATCTTGCGATGTCCCAGATGGTACAGATAATCAAGCACATCCCTTACTGCCTGTTTAAAGTCCATCGTTAGGGAAGTAATATTATAATGCTCCACCTTCATATCCAGAAATACAATATTACTGCATATCTCTATAAATGATTTTACTTCCTCCTGCGCAAACTTACCCAGGCAGATAATTCCATCACAACCACGCAGCATGTCCAGATAGTTGCTGTCATTCCGAAATACCCGAACCAGTTCAATCGACTGGCTGATACAGAAATCCTCGATTCCCTTTCTTGCGGACAGATAATAGCTATCTTTCATCTCATCTTCTGCAGAGAACCAAAGCACAAGCCCAAGCTGGAATGATTTCTTTAATCTGGCTGACTTTTTCTTTGTATAATGCAATTCTTTCGCTGCCCGAAGGACTCTTTCCTTTGTCTCCGGTAAAACATTTAATGTCGGATCATCGTTCAAAATTCTTGAAACTGTAGCCGGTGACACATTTGCCCATCTCGCAATATCCTTGATTGTCGTCATAATATACCTCTTTACTCCATATTTATTGGATAAATTTACTATATTTTTACCAACCTAGTGTAACAGATTTTTTTTTATTTTTCAATTACTTTTTCAGTAAATCTTTACTAAAGTATTGTTGACATTTTACTAAACATATGTTATCCTGTCACTATAAAGAACAAACAGACTTAGAAAAACAGACACATCTGTACAAGTAAACACACATTTACGCACCGTACAGATATAAGCACATCAATTATCATGTATGATCAGGAGGATAAACATATGAAACATGCATCTGAACTAATAAAAGACTTTGAATCAGAACAGTACAATGAATTATTAACCGATATCTATGTCGATGAGCATCTGCTCGCTTATCAGAATGGCAGATATATCGCCGCTCTTCAGGAATTCATCAAAGATTTCGGAGACACAGAGGTATCTATCTTCTCCGCTCCGGGCAGAAGTGAAGTAGGTGGAAATCATACTGATCATCAGCACGGTCAGGTACTTGCCGCATCTATCAATCTGGATGCGATTGCCATCGTTGCAAAGACTTCCGATGATAAGATCCAGGTTATCTCAGACGGATATGATCTCATTACAATCGACACATCCGACCTCTCTCTTGTAGAAAGTGAAAAAGAAACAACAATGGCTCTGATCAAGGGTGTTGCTGCCGGATTAAAGGAACGCGGACACGCTGTTGGCGGCTTCAAAGCATATATCACCAGTGATGTACTGATCGGTGCCGGTCTTTCATCTTCTGCAGCATTCGAAACAATCATCGGAACCATCCTGTCGGGACTTTATAATAATGGTTCCGTATCTGCAATCGAGATTGCGATCATCGGCCAGTATGCAGAAAATGTATACTTCGGAAAGCCTTGCGGTCTGATGGATCAGATGGCATCTTCCGTCGGAAATCTTGTACATATCGACTTTGCAGATCCGGCCGATCCTATTGTTGAAAAGATCGACTTTGATATGGCAAAGAGCGGTTACAGTCTCTGTATCACTGATACAAAGGGCTCCCATGTAGATCTGACTGCTGACTATGCTGCAGTTCCTGCCGAGATGTGTGCCGTTGCGGAGATGCTTGGCAAACCGGTATTAAACGAATTAAGTGAACAGGATATCATCGACCACATGACTGATATCCGCACCAAACTCGGCGACCGTTACCTGCTTCGTGCCCTTCACTATTTTGAAGAAGTAAAACGGGTAGAAATTCAGGCTGCTTCCCTGAAAAAAGGTGATATGCCGGCATTTCTCGCGGCTGTTAAAGCATCCGGCGATTCTTCTTTCAAATATTTGCAGAACGTATATACAAATAAAGACATTCAGGCTCAGAATGTATCTGTTGCTCTGGCTGTCAGTGATATCACACTTGGAAGCCACGGAGTAAGCCGTGTTCACGGCGGTGGTTTTGCCGGAACCATTCAGGCATTTGTAGAAAATGACACTGTTGAAACTTATCGTCAGGCTATGGATCATGTATTTGGCGAAGGCTCCTGTCATGTACTGAAGATCCGCAAATACGGCGGTATGCAGGTACTGTAAAACAGACGACATGATATAATGAACGCAAAATTACTTGCTTGCAAGGGGCTGATTTTGCGGAATGCATTGAGTGAGCTAAGCTCACGATATAATGAACGCAAAATCACTTGCTTGCAAGAGGGCTGATTTTGCGGAATGCATAGAATGTGCGAAGCACATGATATAATGAACGCAAAATTATTTGCTCGCAAGGATGCTGATTTTGCGGAATGCATTGAGTGAGCTATGCTCACGATATAATAACAAATTTTATGGGAGGTTACGATTATGATAGAAACATATATCAAAGAATTAGTTACTTATGGTTTAAATAAAGGACTCGTAGATCCCGCAGACGAAATATATGTTACAAACCGTCTGTTAGAGTTATTCGACATTCAGGAATACACCGAACCGGCCGAGATCCCATCCCGTCCGCTCGTTGATATCCTAAACGATATGTTAGATTATGCATACCGGCATAAACTGATGGAGGATGACACGATCACAAACCGTGATCTTTTCGATACAAAGATCATGGGTATGCTCACTCCTGCTCCATCCGTTGTACGGAAAATATTTGCTGATAAATATGCTGTATCCCCAAAGAAAGCAACGGATTATTATTATGCTTTCAGCAAGGCTACAAACTATATTCGTGAAGACCGTATCGCAAAGGATGAAAAATGGGTTACGGAAACGGAATACGGTCCGATCGATATTACGATCAATCTGTCCAAGCCGGAGAAGGATCCAAGAGATATCGCAAAAGCCGGAAAGGCAAAGAAATCCGGTTATCCAGCCTGTCTGCTCTGCCGTGAAAACGAAGGCTATGCCGGACATTTCTCACATCCTGCAAGGCAGAATCACAGAATCATGCCTATCACCTTAGATGGACAGGCATATTTTTTACAGTACTCCCCTTATGTATACTATAACGAGCACTGTATCATCTTTAATGCTAACCATACTCCAATGAAGATCGACCATGCCGCATTCGTGAAGCTGCTTGATTTTGTCCGACTGTTTCCTCACTATACAGCCGGATCCAATGCCGATCTTCCGATCGTTGGCGGTTCCATTTTAAGCCATGACCATTTTCAGGGTGGCGGCTATACATTTGCAATGGCAAAGGCTCCATATGAATCAAACTTTACCTTACCTGGTTACGAAGACCTGACAGCCGGTATCGTCAAATGGCCTATGTCTGTTATCCGTCTTCAGGGTTCCGATCCTGCACGTATCGCAGATGCAGCAGATCACATCCTGACAGCATGGAGAAATTATACGGACGAAGCTGCTTATATCTACGCTTACACAGATGATACTCCACATAACACAATTACTCCTATCGCAAGAATGCATGGAGATCTGTTTGAACTGGATCTGGTACTTCGTAACAATATCACAACCGAAGA is a window from the Lachnospiraceae bacterium GAM79 genome containing:
- a CDS encoding substrate-binding domain-containing protein is translated as MKVASFYNSALFENNRPAITSLQYDPKELGKTAGETLFRMIEGEDIADRILLGYEVTLKGSTQ
- a CDS encoding LacI family DNA-binding transcriptional regulator, translating into MTTIKDIARWANVSPATVSRILNDDPTLNVLPETKERVLRAAKELHYTKKKSARLKKSFQLGLVLWFSAEDEMKDSYYLSARKGIEDFCISQSIELVRVFRNDSNYLDMLRGCDGIICLGKFAQEEVKSFIEICSNIVFLDMKVEHYNITSLTMDFKQAVRDVLDYLYHLGHRKIGFMGGKEYVGNHELLVDPRLEEYIAYMKEKDLPYEKYLYEGNFNTFSGYEMGKVIAGSDERPSAIFAASDALAVGALKAFKEADMEVPEDISLVGFNNTELSEYTVPALTTVNAPAYDMGQHGANLIYAASNLSIRTPLKAEIPCNLIVRESCMEYTEK
- a CDS encoding galactokinase, which codes for MKHASELIKDFESEQYNELLTDIYVDEHLLAYQNGRYIAALQEFIKDFGDTEVSIFSAPGRSEVGGNHTDHQHGQVLAASINLDAIAIVAKTSDDKIQVISDGYDLITIDTSDLSLVESEKETTMALIKGVAAGLKERGHAVGGFKAYITSDVLIGAGLSSSAAFETIIGTILSGLYNNGSVSAIEIAIIGQYAENVYFGKPCGLMDQMASSVGNLVHIDFADPADPIVEKIDFDMAKSGYSLCITDTKGSHVDLTADYAAVPAEMCAVAEMLGKPVLNELSEQDIIDHMTDIRTKLGDRYLLRALHYFEEVKRVEIQAASLKKGDMPAFLAAVKASGDSSFKYLQNVYTNKDIQAQNVSVALAVSDITLGSHGVSRVHGGGFAGTIQAFVENDTVETYRQAMDHVFGEGSCHVLKIRKYGGMQVL
- the galT gene encoding UDP-glucose--hexose-1-phosphate uridylyltransferase, whose protein sequence is MIETYIKELVTYGLNKGLVDPADEIYVTNRLLELFDIQEYTEPAEIPSRPLVDILNDMLDYAYRHKLMEDDTITNRDLFDTKIMGMLTPAPSVVRKIFADKYAVSPKKATDYYYAFSKATNYIREDRIAKDEKWVTETEYGPIDITINLSKPEKDPRDIAKAGKAKKSGYPACLLCRENEGYAGHFSHPARQNHRIMPITLDGQAYFLQYSPYVYYNEHCIIFNANHTPMKIDHAAFVKLLDFVRLFPHYTAGSNADLPIVGGSILSHDHFQGGGYTFAMAKAPYESNFTLPGYEDLTAGIVKWPMSVIRLQGSDPARIADAADHILTAWRNYTDEAAYIYAYTDDTPHNTITPIARMHGDLFELDLVLRNNITTEECPMGLYHPHSQYHHIKKENIGLIEVMGLAVLPARLKGEMAELEDAILNHKDIRANETIEKHADWVDEWIGAYDITQENIHGIIQNEIGKVFSKVLECSGVYKNTTEGREAFMRFINTL